The genomic segment TGAAGGCAATTTGCTGCAATGACCTTGTAATTAGATTTCTTTGCAGCATTCCCAGCAGTCGAGGCAAATGTAAAAGTGACTTTCTAATGAGCAGATAGATGGCAAAAGAATACAATATTGCTCTTTTATTAGTCTGTGATTTAGACATAAAATTAGATTTCAGAGGCAAGAGTCGGTTCGTGCGTCCTGCCGCCCTGCTTACAGTCATGTGTGGAACTGGGAATCTCTGAGCGCTGGCAGGATTCTGACACCAGGCTCTAACAGCAAATGTTCAGGGCAAAACTGACTGCCTTGTTTGCTGAACATAACGTTTGGCTCAAACACAGCCTGTTTTTCTCGTTGCCAACCATTTATAAGCCTGACTCAGGCTCGCAGACGCATTATCCAGAAGTAGATTGGGAAGGGACTCAGAACCAGGCATTCCTTATGCTGAAGTAGCCACCTGCTGCATTTGCATGCCCGTCTGCTTCCTGGCTGTGTGCGAGGCGCTCCTGCGGTGGGGGCTGCGTTTGCTGAAGCTTGCAGGAGGCACCTGGGCGAGGGCAGAGCTCTGCACCCGAACAGGGCACCCGGAGCCTAAGCAGGAGGAAGCTGGGGGCACCCTGCTCCTGAGGTACTCGTCCTCTGCCCTGGGCAAGCTGGCAAGTAGCTCAGTTGCAGGCCTCTGCTCCTCCAGGAGATGAAGTTCTGGCCTTGTGAGATGAAGTTTGTGTCTTCAGTTCGGagattttttttgagaaaggaGCTAGAAGTAGTAAGGAACCTGCTTTCTGCGCACCCAAAAGGATAAACTTGCGAAGATGTGCCTCAGCTCTGGGACACTGTGGCTATCCCCGAGGTGTCCACTGCCTGTCCCAGTACACACAGGTGCGTCCACAAAGAACAGAACAACAAAGAGAAggtgttgggggaaaaaaacggTGGGAAAGCATTTCTGGGCGGTAGGGGCTTTGCTTTCCTGGCGTTcagcctgcccccagcccgtGGGGGACGTGGCTgggtgctctgcctgccctTCTGCTGGTGTGGGGGAACTGCTGGGAGCAATCAGCATGCAGAGCTGTGTACCTGAACTCCTGGGGTGCTGCGGGATGTGGCCGGGCTCCCAgcctcagcagagcagggggaCCCAAACGGGACAGAGATGTCCAAACAGCCGCACCCTTGGGAAGGGACAGgaatgctttgctttgctgatCACATGCTGGATTTATCCCTGTAAATGCCCTCCTGTTTCCTTCCAATAAACTCTTTTACATACACCTTGTTTGCATtgtctcctttctccttcagcCCTTACATGTCTCTTACATGTCTCTTCACGGCTTTGGCAGCCTGGGAGCTAGCACAGGCAGTGGCTGCTGGCAGCGTAAGCGGTGACTCAGAAGGGCTAAAAGCATCTTCAAATGCTGAACTTGTAACACAAATGcttgttttcttgtcttttccGCAGAGGAACACGTGGCTGCAATCCAGAGTCTTGTTTTGGATGGTTGTAGgctttgctttgttcttttcctttttttttttttttttttttttttttttttttttccttctcacacAAATATCCAGGTTGCTCTGCAGCTGTGTCAGGGAAGCTCCTGCCCAAGGGGCGCTCCTGCAGCGGGAGCTGATGGTGGCAAAGAGCTGAGGGGCGGTGGGCTCCACAGAGACCGGGGCCAGCCCAGAGGCAGCCCTGAGGCCACGCTcagtgctttaaaagaaaaagaataaaataagaaacGAACAAAGTGCTTACTGTAAGCCACACCGCAGCCCTCACTTAAGGCTTCTCATGGGGCgctgcacagtgctgcagatggaagtcccTGCGTGCAGCTCGGACTGCAGTCGATGCTGTCCGGTGCTATGATTAGGCTCCGTGGGCTGTGCTCCAAACCACCGCTTTCTTAGAAACTTCCCTTTTGCCTTGAAATGGCTCAGAGAAGTCCTGCCCCTCCATGCCAAGCCAGAGAAATCCCCGggtggctgggtgctgggtgcaggGAGGGTTCCAAGCACTGCGGTGCCACCAGCCCTGGAGTGACCCCCGGGGACTGCTCCGCTCTGGCCCCAAAGAGCTCTCTGgggtggagcagcaggaggtCACCCTCCAGGTGACGGGCTAAACCAGGGGAATTTTGTACATAAAGAAGGAGCAAAATCCCTGCTGTGCTTAGAGGCAGGGCTGGATGCTGCTCTGTGTTCCTCCTCTCCAGGTCCTGCTCTGATCCTTAGCGCTGTTTTTGAGGTAAGTCTGTGGTTAATGGCTTGTGTGATTCACCTTCAAGGTAagtgaaaattcatttttttttctgccttgccTTGGTAAGtcaattctgatttttttttttgagtaattcTTAGTTGTTTTCTCCTTAGTGCTTTTAATTTCTCATCTTACTCAGAGTAGAGAGGCTCTCTTTCTTTCATGAAGAAATTACTGCATATATTTAAACTCACTTTCTACAGGGTGAACCGAGGCATCAACCCCAGCCCTCACtagcacaggaaaaataaagctgagGAGCCTGAGGACTGTTTGCCACCCCCAGAGCCAGGCTGGTCACTGTGTCCGCAGCGGTTCTGCTCCGGGCAGGAAGGAAAGACTCTGCTTGCTGCCAGCTCTCTGCGATGGGGCAGCCCTGGTTCGGGTTTTCTGGATCAGTTGCAAATCCTTGTGGATGATAGCAGCAACAAaaccttattttaaaaaagtgcTTAATTTTGGAAAGCTTCACTTCTAGGGCAAAAAAGACAGAGGTGAGCAAACTGTTAATGCAAAGGTGTCTGCAGTGGCCGTACACCTTTTTGTATGAGGAGGTATTGTCTTTAGGTGTTGGCTAAACCAGGGGGGTGCTGGTTATTAATCCATAGTGCCCGTGGCTTTGAACTCCTGTTTTCACCAAAAGGAGAGTtaaaggctgcagtgaggaaGTGGCACCCTGTGGGTGGTGGTTCTCAGCCCTTTCTGAGCTGCTCAGGCCATGTCCATCGCCCACCACATCCAGCCAGCCCTGAGCAGACAGAAAGGTGTGGTTTAATCACAAGTTCCTCTGGCCGACAGAAGCCATGAGAAACCAAAGGTGCCTTTGCCTGAAAATGCATCAGCTGTGAAAACACCTCCACGCCCCATTTCTCCCTGTGGTCCATCCCTGGGCACAGGGGCTGCATCCCAGAGCAGTGCTGAGCATTGGGGGATGCTCGGAGTGGTGGGCTCATACCCTAAAGGCAGCGTGAGTGACAGCTCACACGAGAGCCAGGCTTTAAAGCCAAGTGCTTAAACACAGGCAAAGAAAAGTGCCTGATTTCAGGTTCATCCAGGTAAGGATTGAGGCTCCCAAGTGGCTGGGGAAAGCTTTCCTGCTGGTGAGACACCAACGGGCTCAGAGGCTGCGTGCCAAAAAGGAGGAGGCTCGGCACTGCCGTGGTGGTCCTGCTCCTCGCCCTGCCACCACTGCTGCCAAGGAGATCAGTGGAGGTCACCCCGTGGTGGTGAGTGCCAGCGGCTGAAAGTGCAGCCCCGGGATGGcaccgggcagcccccggctccTTGTGCAGTAAATAACAAGACCTAAAAGGCACAAACCCGGTGGGGTGGAgaccagcagaagcagcagccccatggTCCTCCCTCCTGGAGAAAGAGACCGGAGCTGCTCCCTGTGCCAGGTTGCGCAGTGCCCTGCACCCCCTGGGGTGTCCTGCTGTGCTTGGCGGGCGGTGCGAGGATTTCGGATGCGGCAGCTGAGCGGGGCGGGTGTGTGGGGGCTGCTCTGTCTGCCGGGCGGTGAAGTCTGGCAGCAGAAGGTGGGGTAATTCAGTCGGCCGCTTGCCAGTTGCGCTGTAACAAAAGCTGCTAAATGATTGTAGTGTGGGTGATGCTGGGCTCTTGCAAGGGATTTTAAATGCAGAGGCTTTTGGAGCCAGGCAGTGACAGCATCATTCATTTCATCTTCTCTTGTGAGCAGTTAGTAGCGGTTAACGTGTGAGCTGCTCCTGTGGTTCCTTTGttgccttttctctttcttttgcagcacaggcagaggaAGCCAAGCTGAGTGTAGCGGGGTCGGGTCCGATTACCACAAGGTCGTGCTTGCTTGTGAAGAGTAGGACGTGGCCCCTTGCACCTGCCAGGTCTCCTCCGTGGTGCCTGTGGTAATTAATAGTCATTGTTTGGCCACAGACCTTCAGCCTCAGCGACAGTGTCTGAAAACCCGCCTCTGATGCAGCTCAGCCTTCATGTGCAAGAAGATGAGCTCGGGTAGATTCACTGCTTTCTCTCTTCCACCCCAACCCTTGCAGGACAGCACAGAGGTGTCCGAGGAGCTGCTGGCCTCGCTCGCCTTCATGAACACCAGCTCGGACTGCttgccccaggagctgcacgCTGCCATCCCTGCCCTGGGgaccctgctcctgctgggctgcaTCCTGCTCAACGGCGTGAGCTTCTGGGTCTTCTGCTTCCACATCAAGCAGTGGGATTCGGGCATGATCCTCCAGTTCAACCTGGTCCTGGCAGACATCACCATCATCCCTGTTGCTCCCCTCCGGATTTCCTACCTCAGCCTCGGCAGCCGGTGGCCATTTGGCCAATTTCTCTGCCAGCTCGAAGTCTTCCTGCACAGCACCCACATGTACGGCAGCATCTATTTCCTGATGCTCATCTGCATCCACCGGTACTTTGTGGTTGTTCGGTACAAGAGCAAGTCCCTCTGGAAGAAGAGGACCTTCTTGAGAAAGCTGTGCTTGTTTGTCTGGATCGTCCTCTTCATCCAAGGGCTGCCTTTCTTCTTCGTCCTCAAAACTTCGTTTATTGATGGCTCAGAAAGATGCCTGAATATTCACCAGTCAGAGTTGTCCTCTGTTTACATAGTCTACAACATGGTTGTGGTTGTGTTCTCTTTCCTCCTGCCCTTTGCTGTTTCCTTGACCTGCGGtgctctgctgggagctgccatTGCTAGAGCAGCCAAGAGAAGCTCCAGAGGTAAGAAGATGAAGAACAGGTCTCTGCAGATGATAACAGTGTCTCTGGTGATTTTTGCCATCTGCTTCGGTCCTCTGCACATCTGCAGGACCATAGGCGTCGTCGTGAAGTACTACAACATATCttgccagctcctgcaccaagTGGAAGTTGCCTACTACATCAGCTGGGTCTTCACCATGGCAAACACCTGCCTGGATCCCCTGATCTACGTGTTTGCCAATGATAAGTTTAAGAAGAGCTTTGCTGACTCCTTCCGCAAACGGTGGGGCACCAACAGAGTGTGGCAGGGAACTGGGAGCCCCCTGAGGGAAGGTGCTGAAGAACTGGACCCTGAgcttctccctccttttttctGTCCCAGGTCCCCAGAGCTACCAGCAGCAGTTCAGCCTGGCAACACGGCAGGACCTGGGGGTTTCTCTGTGTTCCCCCAGTGACACCATGCGGTTGTTCCTGCAGGCAGGGGCTCCCTGGGCTCTGAGGAAGCTCTGACTATGCACAGCTCCTGGCCGTATCCCAGGTGGTTGGACCTCTTGTGCATGGGTTTCCTGAGAGTGCTGAAAGAGCCAAGCCCTACTGGGTACAAGGGGGGAATAGGGAAAGAATTTATACCTAAAGTCATAAATCAGGAGAAAGTCCAGTGAAACTGTTGTGAATTCCTGACTGTGaatgtttttgtgctttttttgggAGGAGGGTCTGCATGTGTATGGAGCTGAGGAGGGTGCAGGTCCCAGCACTCACAGAATGCCCCCTGTCCAGGCACCCTTGGGCACCAGCACCTCCCCATGCACCACTGGGCTGGGGCCAGGCTCCCCCTTACCCACGCGTCTGATGGAAGGACAAGGGGGCAGATGTTGAGCCACGGATGAGGGGTACAGGCGGGAGGTGTGTGGATGGGGAAAGGAACTTCATCAGCCTGGTAGGAAATCTGGACTCAGTCTGTTGGAAGGTCCTTGGGAACAGGATTGTGTGCGCCCCTCTCATCAGCCTGCCCTTGTCCCACAACGACTGGGCTGAAAGCCTGCGAGGAGCTTCCTTCACCCCACTCTGAGTGGCAGCCAGGGAGAGCAAAAGTGTGGGGTGAAGGGTGCAGAAACCTGGAGCCTGAATGCAAAGGCCGTGCTTGTCCTGTTTGGGCACGTTGCCTGGCCAGCCCTCAGCCCTCTGGCTGCTCTCATCCTTGGCACCTTTACCTTGAGGCAGGGGACTGTGTTTCATGGTCTTCTCCTTCTTCAATCACACCATGCAGATGGGTGCCTGGCCTCTGGGAGCatggcagccccagggcagtggcTTCTCCCTCGGGGTGGTGGGAAGtggctgctctctgctgcaggagcagggggagtAGAAGAGCCTGAGCTCGTGGGGGCAGAACTGCTGAGCTAGGTGCTGGGTCAGCTGAGGTGGAGGAGCCGGCAGTTCTTGGGCTGCTCAGGGTTTCTGCAGATCAGAAATACAGTatagctttaaaaatgtatataattttGTGGGGGAGCAGGCTTCTTTTAAACCCGGGTTTGACACTGGAGGATGTGAGAGTGTTGGAGGCTctgactgctgcagctccaaaCTCATAATGGAAAGTGAGGTGCAAAAATAGCGTTTAAAAGAGTGGGCAGAGCTGTAACGTCACTTCCCCTAGGGTCATATGCTCCAGCCCTTCCCTGTGCCCTGCCTCAGTTCACCTCTCTGTAAAACAGACCCAGCCAAGCAGAGTTGTGCTGACTAAACAGAGCTGCACACTTGAGTGCATTTTTGTGTTACAGGGTGGCAAACCATGGCAAAGAAGGCGGCAGAGAGAGGAGAAGCTGGCTGGGTATAAGGCAATGGCTTGGATGTTCAGGGTTTATTTTTAGGCTTTGCTATACACTTTGTAAGCATGATACGGGATCCAAATTTCACTTCTCCATCTCTGAAATGCATCTAATTGcccttcctttttctgtcttgCCTCTTTCAACTGAAAACCTACAGCCGCACATCATGCTCACAGTTTACTTTCTGTATGAGCAAAGCCAGGCACAGAAATCTTGATTTTGTCTGGATTTCCTGGAAGATGCTGTAATGACTGCTGCTGCTAGGACAACAGGGAACAAGACCTCATCACCTAAGAGGAATTGGGCTGTGGTTGGGATTTTCGTCAAGGTTTTGGTTCCCAGTATCCCACTTCAGTTTGGGTTTGGATGTCTCAGCTGTTGGATCTGCCTCCATGCCTGCTCTTTCCCTTCTGGTCCACCAGCGGAGCTGTGGCCAGCTAACTGCCCACAGAACCCAACAGATAATGCGTTCATCCTGGAAACTGCTACCAAGGGCACCCAGAAGTGGCCAGGAGACTCATTTTCTAACTTTGCTTCCCTCTCCTAGTTAATTCTTTGGCTAATCCCTGCCTGCCTTGCAGGGGGAAGTTGTGCAGCTTAATTTGATTTTTGACTATAATGATAGTTAATCCCTTGCATGATCAGACAGAAGGTGTTGTTCCTTACTGTTGGTAATGCTACTTTTGGATGGGTCCTATTGCAACATTCAGGCAAGCTTCATAGTCCTGCCTTGCATGGGCATGTGGGTGGCAGCGAGCTTGGTTTCGGGCTCCTGCTTGAaggaggaaatatttttgtgttgagCTGATACAAAAATGAGGAGGCATTTGTATGTGTCTGTGGAAAGGGtggctgtccctgtccccgatCACAGCATTTGCCAAAGTGTCCAACAGAAAGCTGAAGACTCATACTCAAAACCCAGGCgagcaagtgatggggaggaaCCACATCAGGATAATCCCTTTTTGTTCCACCAGGGAGCACAGCTTGAGTAATTTTgatgcaaaatgttttccagatcAACATTCACCTTTCTCTTAATGAACTGGCAGTCAGTAATTCAGCCATGACAGCTGGCTTGAAAACCAACAGCTGTTCAGGCAAGTACAGCTACGGCCAATGCTCGGGCACCAAAACGTATCTGCAGTCTTGCATGTGACTGTATCTCATCCTACATTTAAAAACCCAACTCTACCCTAAGCAGGACCACAAATCCTCTTTTCTAGGTTTGAGCTGCTAGTATTTGGTAACTGCAGTGAAAACATCCCATCTCACATAGTCACAGCATGACTGGGTCcctctggtccaacccctgctccagcagggtgCCCAACACCACATCCAGGTGCCTTTAGaggatctccaaggagggaactccacaacctctctgagcaacctgtgacagtgctctgtcacctgcacTGTGAATAAACGCTCGCTGATGGCCAGGGGAACCTCTTTTGTTCCAATTTTTGCCCAGTGCCTCTTGGAGTTGGACTCAACAatccttgtgagtcccttccaacttgggatagtCTATGATGCTTGTCCTGGCACTTGGCACCAtggaaaagagcctggctccctCTTTGTTGCACcttccttcaggtatttatagatgttgatgagatcccccctGAGCCTCtgtttctccaggctgagcagtcccagctcagTCTCCCCTTGCAGTAGAGGGGCTCCAGGCCCTTCTACATCCTGGTGGCCCTCTGCTGGGCTCCTTCCAGCACATCCAGgtctttcttgtactgtggGGCCCAGAGCTGGAgccagcactccaggtgtggcctacAGTACTGTGTCCTGTTCTCAAGTACTGTGTCCATTTCAGGAGTGTTTGATCTTGAGGAACTTGTAGGATCATGGTCCCTATTCACTTGCTATAAGGAGACTGCCTTTaagcttttgctgttttaaGGTGATCCTTACACCTTTCTGAGATGAGCTCGTGCACTTATAAGGCACACAACCACACCATTACTTAGTTAAATTTAGGTTATTGCTGCTTGATAGCTGCACCTTTACTGGTGAAGCCTCACCCAGATGCCATACCAGGCACCTTGTTCACAAGGCAGTCACCATTTGTTTCTAGCTTTGAGCAAAGGTGAAGGTGCTGATGGTTTCGGACCATTGACCTGTACCACTTTCAGGTTTCAGGATCTCGATGCCATCTCCTTCACTCCAGTCTAAGCTCACATTGGATCCCCCCAGCTCTGAGCCCTGGTTCAGCCCTGAAAGGTGGCCAACGGCTGGGGGCAGCAAATGGGGGTTTTCTTCCACCAACTCTCTGTTGCTGGGctgaaggggagaggggagccCAGCAGGAGTGTGACAGGCTGTGGCCAGCAGTGAACACCCATGTCCAGGTTGAGACACAGCCCTGGGTGAAGGCCACGGCCCTGGGTGAAGGCCATGGCCCTGCCTGGCCCAGCCTCTGCAGGCCCGGCTGAGCGGCCTGCTGTAGTCTTTGCAGACTGGCCCCGGCATGAACCTCTCATAAGGCCATTTATTAAACGTGCACAGAAGCAGCTTGTGATTAACAATcgtggctttttgtttgtttgttttgtttttgttttttttttttttttttaaggcagagaAGAACTATCAGGTCCTGCTCACTGTACACATGGCAGAGCGTCACTGGGCCAGGATGAACAGTGTAAAGGGTTCAGTTACTGACTGAGCTCATGTGAACAGTGGTGACCAAAGGAGTAGGCTCTGTAATCCTATAACTGGTCTCCCAAATCCTTCTGACCATTTAGCAAACAGCCACAGGCAGTTCTGTGGTGGCTTTCAACTGAGCTCAGGCCTGGAGCCTGCTGCAGGCGGTCTTGTTTCAGCATCCTGCATCCTCCAAACAACCTTCCCGTGCTCAGCACAGTTTTGGAGTCCTTGCACTCATGGGTAAGAGGTGGGCACAAGAACTAAAGGCTGACTGGAGCAAGACTGCTGATTTTCTGTAGACCATGACAGTCTTCTGGACAAGCCCTGGTGAACCCAAGCCCAGAAAACTACCTTGGCACCAAGTCCCTCTGTACAATCTGGAGGCATGGAGATCCTGGTCCCATGTAGATCCACCagcttttaatttatatttttgtatttaagcTCATTGAGCAGCACTGCAAAGTGGGTGAGGAGCTTGCTAAAGCACTAAAAACCACAGAAATGTCTTGGAGCATGGGTGGATGGTGCTTTTCCATGGTGCAGCTGGGTTTAACCTCTGGATTAAACCAGTGGTTTCTTCCCAGCTGACACCAAACCCAAACCATGTGTCAGTCTTTGCAAAGCATGGTGCTCAGCATGGTGCTGAGGTTTGCATTGCAGTTTGATTGCGTGGTTTCACCTTGTATGCTGTGTTGTATGGCACACTGCACTGAGGTTTGCAACGCGTGGCGCTGCAGCAGCAAGTTGTGTGCATGGGAGCGGGGTTGCTACAGACGggctctgccctggggagccaAACATTGATGTTTTCAGCAGAAGGCAGTCACTTAGGTGCAAACACTTCATTCCGCAGACTCCCCAGTTTTCCATCAACCCCTCCTTTCCCCGGGGTGATACCAGCTCATCAGCACGTTAAACGGCCCACGACGAGCCACGGTGAGGTGTTCCCGTGACGTGGGAGCCCTCCTGTGCCATCCCAGCAGGCACAGTGGGAGGAAGGACACTGCTGACGTGGGCTGGGGAAAGCCCTTGGCCTCGCCTGCCATGCAGGGCTGGGACACGCTGCCTGCATTGCGTTAGGAGCCCAGCAGCTCCGAGCTGGTGTGTGGGCAACCAGCGCTGCCAGAACCTGCTCACCCAGCAGCGCCCATGGCCGCTTCCCCACATTTTTAGTTGGTGACTTGCAAGCAGGCTTCCTGTTTGTGAGATGATAACGCACAACCACAGCCTGGATGAACACACCATGCCAAAGCCCAGCTCATCCCTGCCACGACATTTACTGGATGCTGTCTTGGCTTGGTGCTGTTGTGAAAGCTTGCTTCCTCTTCCAGCAGCTCAGAAACcaagagctggagctgcagatCACTAAATCAGCTTTAGAACAGTTGCAGGGGCTGCGGCCTGTGCTCTCATTGCTAATTTGGGGCGTTCCAGGAAGGAATGAGGTGCTTTTTCAAGTTTATTTCCgaacaaaaaacagaaagtgGAAAATCTGCAGACTGGGCATTGGGGGTGATTGCATGGAGCCAGGGGCAAGAGACTTAAATGCTGTGTGTCCCTTGAGCCCTGCAAACAGGGAGCTTTGCAGTGCCTTCTGCAGCTTCCAACACAAACAAAGCTGGGCCCAAAGCTGTGGTCCTGGTGAGAGGGCTCTGAGCACTTTGGGGCTGATCGCCAAAGGGTGCTTATGTGGAAGAAATGTTTACAAGAGGGATTTGTGTGGAGAGTGGCCTTTAGATGTCCCTGGCACCATTTCTGGTTAACAAAAGCCATTCACTGAATCCTGTCCCGCTGCCCGGCCACACGCCGAGCTGGCTCGTGGTGTCCACCAGGCTGGGGAGACCCCACCAGAACTAAGCCAAAACCCACCCAGATCCACACCTGCTGGGAAAGGCATGCTCGCCGGTGGCACCTGGAAGAAGACAACGTTTATTTTCTCCTCATCGCGAAGCCTTTCCAAACCCAGTCCAGCTAAAAAGGATTAGTCAAAACTATCAGTGCCACCGTCGGTGCCCACAGGTCCCTGGAACAGAAGGGATGTCTCCTCTGAGCATCAGCATGGGGAAGGCTGGGTTGTGGGGCAGGTGCGTGATTGCTTGCCTGCACTGAGGATCAGGCAAGGGCATCCCTCATCAGTGCAGTCTcatccctgctcctgcacccACACAGCTGAGAAAATACAGCTCAGGGcagcaggaaaggaaagcagaggaaggagaatATCGGTGTGCAAGCCTGGAGGCATGCTCCTATTTTCAAGGAGAAAATAACAAAGAACCATGCTCCTCCTCCAGCCGGCTGTGAGGCCCTGGTGTGCTGTGCCTCGGCTTCTCTCACTGCTGAGGGTCATCACCTGTCCTGGGGGTGGACAGCTGGGAGGGGGTGGGTTGAAGCAAAGAGCTGAATTCCCAGGGTTTacacaggaggaggaa from the Anas platyrhynchos isolate ZD024472 breed Pekin duck chromosome 18, IASCAAS_PekinDuck_T2T, whole genome shotgun sequence genome contains:
- the LOC101794893 gene encoding P2Y purinoceptor 2, encoding MNTSSDCLPQELHAAIPALGTLLLLGCILLNGVSFWVFCFHIKQWDSGMILQFNLVLADITIIPVAPLRISYLSLGSRWPFGQFLCQLEVFLHSTHMYGSIYFLMLICIHRYFVVVRYKSKSLWKKRTFLRKLCLFVWIVLFIQGLPFFFVLKTSFIDGSERCLNIHQSELSSVYIVYNMVVVVFSFLLPFAVSLTCGALLGAAIARAAKRSSRGKKMKNRSLQMITVSLVIFAICFGPLHICRTIGVVVKYYNISCQLLHQVEVAYYISWVFTMANTCLDPLIYVFANDKFKKSFADSFRKRWGTNRVWQGTGSPLREGAEELDPELLPPFFCPRSPELPAAVQPGNTAGPGGFSVFPQ